A single window of Rickettsiella endosymbiont of Dermanyssus gallinae DNA harbors:
- the virB11 gene encoding P-type DNA transfer ATPase VirB11 — protein MSTKALEKYLAPLQPCFQTDGVTEVCINQPGAVFVEEKGKFTRYTSEPLELGFLETLANLIAEFNHKHFPHPLLSGYLPTGERVQCVMSPACEKNKIIFSIRCHSRRDISLQDYQASGVFDHYATSNEDTHKKINDSLKALHKKKDVFGFLKVAIKAKKNMIISGGTGTGKTTFLNACLKLISETERLITLEDTREVKVNQPNTVHLLFNEDDETITAEKLFKACLRLRPDRILLSELRGSEAWSFLRAANSGHPGSISTVHADTPQGCFDQLVFMMQQANSTSSEKNLRDYIRSIIPIVIQLKRRTNPNRFVEIAEVYFDSRSM, from the coding sequence ATGTCGACTAAAGCCTTAGAAAAATACTTAGCCCCGTTACAACCCTGTTTTCAAACAGACGGTGTTACGGAAGTGTGTATAAATCAACCCGGTGCGGTGTTTGTTGAAGAAAAAGGGAAGTTTACCCGATACACCAGTGAACCACTCGAATTAGGGTTTCTTGAAACCTTAGCCAATCTGATTGCGGAATTTAATCATAAGCACTTTCCTCATCCTTTGCTTTCCGGCTATTTACCCACCGGCGAGCGGGTGCAATGTGTGATGTCACCTGCTTGTGAAAAAAATAAGATTATCTTTTCGATTCGCTGTCATTCACGACGCGATATAAGTTTACAAGATTATCAAGCCAGTGGGGTTTTTGATCACTATGCCACTTCAAATGAAGACACACATAAAAAAATCAACGACTCGCTCAAAGCGTTGCATAAGAAAAAAGATGTTTTTGGTTTTCTGAAAGTAGCCATAAAAGCCAAAAAAAATATGATCATTAGCGGAGGAACCGGCACAGGTAAAACCACCTTTCTGAATGCGTGTTTAAAGTTGATTTCGGAAACAGAACGATTAATCACCCTAGAAGATACGCGCGAGGTCAAGGTTAATCAGCCCAATACTGTACATTTATTGTTTAACGAAGACGATGAAACCATCACTGCAGAAAAGCTATTTAAAGCCTGTTTACGTCTAAGACCCGATCGAATTCTGCTTTCTGAATTACGTGGAAGCGAGGCGTGGTCTTTTCTGAGAGCCGCTAATAGCGGTCACCCCGGCAGTATCAGCACTGTGCATGCTGATACACCGCAAGGTTGTTTTGATCAGCTCGTTTTTATGATGCAACAAGCAAATTCGACATCGAGTGAAAAAAATTTACGGGATTATATTCGATCCATTATCCCTATCGTTATCCAGCTAAAACGCCGCACTAACCCAAATAGATTTGTGGAAATAGCCGAGGTTTATTTTGATAGCAGATCAATGTAG
- a CDS encoding TrbI/VirB10 family protein, with product MEKPTSQTASSEGLPEIAATASKKRVLLVIIGGLLLLLVTHFYFNSKKATTKSEFPVEESYITPNTQPKKSKEKSDSVETKPLSEQQLALLGEKQKELQQRLAAPMMVFNQENNSSPTVKSNKTANAGEVDANRQFLQQASTASNSNQTVKATKMGALNQLIAEGHMIHAILETAINSDLPGNLRATIDQPVYAEDGSQVLIPPGSRLIGQYKSGMLQGQSRVFVVWTRLMTPDGVSLNLASSGVDSLGMAGMSADSINHHFWQQFGTTALLSILGVGTSNVGVDSNASYNASQAYRMAIANSFNQTAQQTLQAGMIPPTLWVNQGRPIQVFVAHDLDFSAVNQTTASKMSIF from the coding sequence ATGGAAAAGCCAACCTCACAAACAGCCTCCTCGGAAGGATTACCCGAGATTGCAGCGACAGCGAGTAAAAAGCGGGTACTACTCGTTATTATCGGTGGACTGTTATTGTTATTAGTGACGCATTTTTATTTTAATTCTAAAAAAGCAACGACTAAGAGCGAATTTCCCGTCGAAGAAAGCTATATCACGCCAAATACCCAGCCAAAAAAATCAAAAGAAAAATCAGATTCAGTCGAAACAAAACCTTTATCCGAACAACAACTCGCTTTATTGGGAGAAAAACAAAAAGAATTACAACAACGCTTAGCCGCACCGATGATGGTATTCAATCAAGAAAATAACAGCAGCCCTACCGTCAAGTCTAATAAAACAGCGAATGCCGGTGAAGTGGATGCTAACCGTCAGTTTTTACAACAAGCCAGTACGGCTTCCAATTCCAATCAAACTGTTAAAGCGACAAAGATGGGTGCTTTAAATCAATTGATTGCAGAAGGACACATGATCCATGCCATTTTAGAGACCGCGATTAATTCTGATCTGCCAGGCAATTTAAGAGCAACGATTGATCAGCCGGTTTATGCCGAAGATGGATCGCAAGTATTAATACCGCCAGGCAGTCGCTTAATCGGCCAGTATAAAAGTGGCATGCTGCAAGGCCAATCACGGGTTTTTGTGGTGTGGACACGTTTAATGACGCCAGACGGTGTGAGCTTAAATCTGGCTTCGTCTGGTGTGGATTCGCTTGGAATGGCGGGCATGTCAGCAGACTCCATTAATCATCATTTCTGGCAACAGTTTGGTACAACGGCATTACTCTCGATCTTAGGCGTCGGTACATCGAATGTTGGTGTAGATAGTAACGCGTCTTATAACGCTTCACAGGCTTATCGTATGGCGATAGCCAACAGTTTCAACCAAACAGCACAGCAAACGCTACAGGCCGGTATGATTCCACCGACCCTATGGGTTAATCAAGGCCGTCCTATTCAAGTGTTTGTTGCACATGACTTAGATTTTAGTGCGGTTAATCAAACGACTGCTTCAAAAATGAGTATTTTTTAA
- a CDS encoding TrbG/VirB9 family P-type conjugative transfer protein — protein sequence MTKKLSFFVCILMIIVPLHVANAALVPRSVTADRHIKIVNYDPNNVVMIQGAYGYETHIVFAPDEEVQNISIGDSVAWQAAPVKNNLFIKPTTASKTNMTVLTNVHSYNFQLDSNDAKISPTYQLKFNYPVAGYDPQGQSNAVGVCDPTKINWKYSFTGDPRLAPMEIFDCNGQFTYFRFKSNLPAIFVVDKKHKETLVNYHMKGNYVVVNTTAARFTLRHGSTVTSIYNNALIGDWQDVVNAR from the coding sequence ATGACTAAAAAACTAAGTTTCTTTGTTTGCATCCTCATGATCATTGTCCCGCTTCATGTGGCAAACGCCGCTTTAGTACCTCGATCTGTCACGGCGGATCGGCATATTAAAATCGTGAATTATGATCCGAATAATGTGGTCATGATCCAAGGTGCTTATGGTTACGAAACGCACATTGTCTTTGCACCCGATGAGGAAGTACAAAATATATCGATTGGCGACAGTGTCGCCTGGCAGGCGGCACCCGTTAAAAACAATTTGTTTATCAAGCCAACCACTGCCTCTAAAACCAATATGACCGTGCTCACGAATGTGCATAGCTATAATTTTCAACTCGATTCTAATGATGCAAAGATTTCACCGACCTATCAATTAAAATTCAACTATCCGGTAGCCGGTTATGATCCTCAAGGACAAAGTAATGCGGTAGGTGTATGTGATCCGACAAAAATTAACTGGAAATACAGTTTCACTGGCGACCCACGCTTAGCACCGATGGAAATATTTGATTGCAACGGTCAGTTTACTTATTTTCGCTTCAAAAGTAATTTGCCAGCCATTTTTGTGGTGGATAAAAAGCATAAAGAGACATTGGTTAATTATCATATGAAGGGTAACTACGTGGTGGTTAATACCACCGCCGCGCGATTTACTTTACGTCATGGGTCTACTGTCACCAGTATTTACAACAATGCGCTTATAGGTGATTGGCAAGACGTGGTTAACGCGAGGTAA
- a CDS encoding virB8 family protein encodes MRDTKEMNSDLKEVYYQTAADWRYDIYQSKTLWLHYSLIGNAGLLLALLLALLTLACLVPLKQKVPYLYAFNHATGEITKLGELEPSHLSANWQMTRFFLIHYVINRESYDSDYLEEPYQLAWAQSSATIRQQYDAEVDSQAKTSPYQKYGKNKAIKIPLSQVSVSPLNDHTAVIRFEKQLRDKSTHTQQIAYEEAIVKWQYQSVKATQTQLDRNPLGFTVTYYQVTPVTLSAEEGK; translated from the coding sequence ATGCGTGATACAAAAGAAATGAACAGCGATTTAAAAGAAGTGTATTACCAAACGGCAGCCGATTGGCGTTACGATATTTATCAAAGTAAAACGCTTTGGTTGCATTATTCCTTGATAGGTAATGCCGGATTATTACTGGCTTTGCTATTGGCACTGCTTACGCTGGCTTGTTTAGTGCCACTCAAACAAAAAGTGCCTTATCTGTATGCGTTTAATCATGCGACCGGCGAAATAACTAAGCTTGGTGAATTAGAACCCTCGCACTTAAGCGCCAATTGGCAAATGACCCGCTTTTTCCTCATTCATTATGTCATTAATAGAGAAAGCTATGACAGTGATTATTTGGAAGAGCCTTATCAATTAGCGTGGGCACAATCCAGTGCAACGATTCGTCAACAATACGATGCTGAAGTGGATAGTCAGGCCAAAACATCCCCTTACCAGAAATACGGTAAAAATAAAGCGATTAAGATACCTCTATCTCAAGTGTCGGTTTCTCCTTTAAATGACCACACAGCCGTTATTCGATTTGAAAAGCAATTGCGTGATAAAAGCACCCATACACAACAAATCGCGTATGAAGAAGCCATTGTGAAATGGCAATATCAATCCGTTAAAGCCACACAAACCCAATTAGATAGAAATCCACTCGGATTTACCGTGACGTATTACCAAGTAACGCCCGTGACTTTAAGCGCTGAAGAAGGAAAATAA
- a CDS encoding type IV secretion system protein has protein sequence MLFVESFITDTLAAVDEVIGYFVHTTYEQWVQHYSNTLVALSTLYIMLLGYRFLIRTLDADLMTICRHLIVLSIVCSLCTNWSLYHLLIYDVFTNEPNYIAQMIGQAPGHATSHDSVAQGLNQIFSTGMGAAKMMFNKSIRLFFCAAAVFVFTFLCCICALGLLVYAKLAMAIALALAPLFLTFVLFESTRGWFVSWLGKLFNFSLVPIITTGILALMLSVIHLVLPDLIYEASVGKPNLFTMGIFGGLSLVTAFLLKQSLSIAGTLSAGLTLAALSQVGGMVKSALKNSGIHAAANLAGQGFNTARRAFSNRAAAQKHATMNEAVQQGKNH, from the coding sequence ATGCTTTTTGTCGAAAGCTTTATTACGGATACGTTAGCGGCGGTTGATGAGGTCATTGGCTACTTTGTGCATACGACCTATGAACAATGGGTACAACACTATAGCAACACCTTAGTCGCATTGAGTACCCTTTATATTATGTTACTCGGCTATCGTTTTCTCATACGTACCTTGGATGCCGATTTAATGACTATTTGTCGGCATCTGATCGTTTTATCGATTGTGTGTAGTTTATGTACCAATTGGTCGCTTTATCATTTATTGATCTATGACGTGTTCACTAACGAACCCAATTATATCGCACAAATGATCGGACAAGCCCCAGGCCATGCCACCTCTCATGACTCCGTTGCACAAGGATTAAATCAAATCTTTAGCACGGGTATGGGCGCTGCAAAAATGATGTTTAACAAAAGCATTCGTCTTTTTTTCTGTGCGGCGGCTGTCTTTGTCTTTACTTTTTTATGTTGTATCTGTGCGTTAGGACTTTTAGTTTACGCCAAATTAGCGATGGCCATTGCCTTGGCACTAGCGCCACTTTTTTTGACCTTTGTATTGTTTGAATCCACACGCGGTTGGTTTGTAAGTTGGTTAGGAAAGCTCTTTAATTTTTCACTGGTACCTATCATCACCACCGGCATCCTGGCGTTGATGCTATCGGTTATCCATCTGGTGTTACCGGATTTAATTTATGAAGCCAGCGTCGGTAAGCCGAATCTTTTTACGATGGGAATTTTTGGCGGCTTATCGTTAGTCACCGCGTTTCTATTAAAACAAAGCTTATCCATTGCTGGCACTTTAAGTGCGGGACTTACCTTAGCCGCCTTAAGCCAAGTTGGCGGTATGGTCAAATCGGCATTAAAGAATAGTGGTATTCATGCCGCCGCTAACTTAGCCGGTCAAGGTTTTAACACGGCGCGCCGTGCATTCTCAAATCGTGCTGCCGCCCAAAAACACGCCACAATGAATGAGGCGGTACAACAAGGGAAAAATCATTAA
- a CDS encoding type IV secretion system protein yields the protein MRRNVVKFILLSLLILCPLKSYADPFISSVLQIASQIKDYQMQMADIQSTIQRLDSQIQQAVSGHSEWGNWQFNDFNSWGLNADRWSSLLNSTVNGDTNSQLGSMLRLLSREFPLAVELYNRVNPNKSDQKFYSLKAKTALVARAASQLSYDKIQEQINYTNQLRQQIGTTATLKEAVDLSSRLTIENNLIQIEVLRQLALMNQQHAIDAQAEINDELENARFVDAMR from the coding sequence ATGCGGCGTAACGTGGTCAAATTTATCCTCTTAAGCTTATTGATACTTTGCCCCTTAAAGAGTTATGCAGACCCTTTCATTAGCAGCGTGTTGCAAATTGCGTCACAAATCAAAGATTATCAAATGCAAATGGCCGATATCCAATCGACAATTCAACGCTTAGATAGTCAGATACAACAGGCAGTATCTGGTCACTCGGAATGGGGAAATTGGCAATTTAACGATTTTAACTCTTGGGGACTTAATGCGGATCGTTGGAGTTCGCTTTTAAATAGTACGGTCAATGGCGATACTAATAGTCAATTAGGATCAATGCTGCGTTTATTATCGCGAGAGTTTCCATTAGCCGTGGAACTTTACAATCGTGTTAATCCGAACAAATCCGATCAAAAATTCTATAGCTTAAAAGCAAAAACCGCGTTAGTAGCAAGAGCCGCCAGCCAATTGAGCTACGATAAAATTCAAGAACAAATTAACTACACGAACCAGTTACGCCAGCAGATTGGGACAACCGCTACCTTAAAAGAAGCCGTTGATCTCTCAAGCCGTTTAACCATCGAAAATAATTTGATTCAGATTGAAGTATTGCGTCAATTAGCACTCATGAATCAACAGCATGCGATTGATGCACAAGCTGAGATCAATGATGAATTAGAGAATGCACGTTTTGTTGATGCGATGAGGTAA
- a CDS encoding VirB4 family type IV secretion/conjugal transfer ATPase codes for MLRVEAKASRHINIIGHYDDHTLIDKNGKFIQIIRLAGIDGLAQGEATLDAYKNRRNSLLKSFSSEYAIYFWTIRRRTTDFPNGDFKSGFAQQLNEKYRQQIQQRPLFQNDMYIGIVTKSAEGILNQGFDWFKKLNHQANKLAQQQQLIKTHEALTAATQKVLQTLSDYQPHLLSVYEKGSITFSAPLTFIGQLINGDKLSIPLLKQDASCYLPRKRLFFNRHSGSLECRTNDQLKQFAAVISIKAYPAMTYQGILDGLNSLRIDYTLTQSFRFYDRYLSKKRLRDQQYDMRQTKEESIRQTEQLDDSFDDTASGEVNYGKHHFSLVCYAETLEQLNQHVSEITALLSDRDIVCVREDVACESSFWAQLPGNFNYIVRESDISTKNIAAFASLHDSPRGQHEDNFWGNAVTVLETLSGSPYYFNFHYKDVGNFMVVGATGSGKTVLLGFLIAQSMKFGGKRVIFDKDRGLEILVRALGGIYEVLKPGMDTGFNPCQLADTSENRTFLLQLFKQLLTSPTKPLDESDIKVIEDAITGLYRLDTSERQFCHVAPFFGKNSKGSLRARFESWHSGRENSWLFDNAQDCFEQQHYDSDVVGLDLSHILKDKSCKTPTLMYLLHRFGQQLEGQRGMIFLDEGWLALQDGYFKNIISDLSRTPRKKNNCFGLATQAAYDTTASKSYQVINEAAACKIFFPNPSADQKTYIDGFGLSEREFELIKTLPDDSHYFLLNYGRGKESVVLRANLLGLEDEIAIISGRTETVALLDRIRVEVGHDPAVWLPIFHQQRKSHAA; via the coding sequence TTGCTGCGAGTAGAAGCCAAGGCATCACGGCACATTAATATCATAGGACACTATGACGATCATACCTTGATCGATAAAAACGGGAAATTCATTCAGATTATTCGATTAGCCGGTATAGATGGACTCGCACAAGGTGAAGCCACCTTAGATGCCTATAAAAATCGTCGCAATAGTTTATTAAAAAGTTTTTCCTCTGAATATGCTATTTATTTTTGGACAATACGTCGTCGAACCACTGATTTCCCTAATGGCGACTTTAAATCAGGCTTTGCTCAACAATTAAATGAGAAATATCGCCAGCAAATTCAGCAACGACCCCTATTTCAAAATGACATGTATATCGGTATCGTTACCAAATCCGCTGAAGGGATTTTAAATCAAGGATTTGATTGGTTTAAAAAACTAAACCATCAAGCAAATAAGCTGGCACAGCAACAACAGTTAATAAAAACGCATGAAGCCTTAACGGCGGCGACTCAAAAAGTATTACAAACCTTATCGGACTATCAACCCCATTTACTCAGTGTTTATGAGAAAGGTAGCATTACCTTTTCTGCGCCTTTAACGTTTATCGGACAACTGATCAATGGAGATAAGCTGTCTATCCCCTTACTCAAACAGGATGCGTCCTGTTATCTACCTCGGAAACGATTATTTTTTAATCGACATAGCGGCAGCCTTGAATGTCGTACCAATGATCAATTAAAACAATTTGCCGCCGTCATTTCGATTAAGGCGTATCCTGCCATGACTTATCAAGGGATATTAGATGGTCTTAATTCACTACGGATAGACTATACGCTCACCCAATCGTTCCGCTTTTATGATCGCTACCTCTCTAAAAAACGCTTACGTGATCAGCAATACGATATGCGGCAAACCAAAGAAGAATCGATCCGCCAAACCGAACAACTTGATGACTCGTTTGATGATACGGCGAGTGGTGAGGTCAATTATGGTAAACATCATTTTAGCTTGGTTTGCTATGCTGAAACCTTAGAACAATTAAACCAACACGTGAGCGAAATTACCGCCTTATTATCCGATCGCGATATTGTCTGTGTTCGGGAAGATGTGGCATGTGAATCGAGTTTTTGGGCACAACTACCAGGGAATTTTAATTACATTGTACGAGAATCCGATATCTCGACTAAAAATATCGCCGCCTTTGCGAGCTTGCATGATTCGCCTCGTGGCCAACACGAAGATAATTTCTGGGGTAATGCGGTTACGGTGTTAGAAACCTTATCCGGTAGTCCGTATTATTTTAATTTTCACTATAAAGATGTTGGCAACTTTATGGTGGTGGGTGCTACGGGTAGTGGTAAAACTGTTCTGCTTGGATTTTTGATCGCCCAGAGTATGAAATTTGGCGGAAAACGTGTTATTTTTGATAAAGATCGTGGACTAGAAATCTTAGTCCGTGCCCTGGGGGGTATCTATGAAGTGTTAAAGCCAGGTATGGATACTGGCTTTAATCCTTGTCAATTAGCGGATACATCAGAAAACCGCACTTTCCTGCTACAACTCTTTAAACAACTTTTAACATCACCGACGAAGCCATTGGATGAGTCCGATATCAAAGTGATAGAAGACGCCATTACTGGCCTGTATCGTTTGGATACTAGTGAAAGACAATTTTGTCATGTGGCACCGTTTTTCGGTAAAAATAGTAAAGGCTCACTTCGTGCACGATTTGAATCATGGCACAGTGGCCGTGAAAATAGCTGGTTGTTTGATAACGCACAGGATTGTTTTGAACAGCAGCATTATGATTCCGATGTCGTTGGTTTAGATTTAAGCCATATCCTAAAGGATAAAAGCTGCAAGACACCGACTTTAATGTATTTATTACATCGTTTTGGTCAGCAACTGGAAGGTCAACGTGGCATGATCTTTCTTGATGAAGGCTGGTTAGCCTTACAAGACGGGTATTTTAAAAATATTATCAGCGATTTATCTCGTACACCGCGCAAGAAAAACAATTGCTTTGGTTTAGCCACACAGGCCGCTTACGATACGACCGCATCAAAAAGTTACCAGGTTATTAACGAAGCGGCGGCCTGTAAGATATTTTTCCCTAATCCCAGCGCCGATCAAAAAACTTATATTGATGGCTTTGGTTTAAGTGAACGCGAATTTGAATTGATTAAAACATTACCCGATGACAGTCATTATTTTTTACTCAATTACGGTCGCGGTAAAGAATCTGTGGTACTCAGAGCAAACCTACTCGGTTTAGAAGACGAGATTGCCATTATTTCAGGACGTACAGAAACGGTGGCATTGCTGGATAGGATTCGTGTTGAAGTGGGTCATGATCCCGCTGTATGGCTACCGATTTTTCATCAGCAGAGAAAATCTCATGCGGCGTAA
- a CDS encoding type IV secretion system protein VirB3 produces MKDYPIEIDSLALALTRPALFMGIPLRLFFANLGGNIIICLNLHSLIGIPLFGVIHLILFRLTMKDLQFFRVWHKYITQTPPVLNSGFWGGTNSYSPE; encoded by the coding sequence ATGAAAGATTATCCGATCGAAATTGATTCTTTAGCACTCGCTTTAACACGACCTGCCCTATTTATGGGCATACCACTGCGTCTATTTTTCGCTAATCTAGGGGGAAACATAATTATTTGTCTTAATCTGCATTCCTTAATCGGCATCCCCTTGTTTGGTGTCATACATCTCATTTTATTTCGATTAACGATGAAAGATTTGCAATTTTTTCGAGTGTGGCACAAATACATCACCCAAACACCACCGGTCTTAAACAGTGGCTTTTGGGGTGGAACGAATAGTTATTCGCCAGAATAA
- a CDS encoding TrbC/VirB2 family protein yields MSLRKGKKRRFKLIYLALSLFLFFPSLSWAYGGETPVSQGLSYIIDAIFGTTGIALATVSVFGVGIACAYHYFEWKIFWQTLLGISVMFGADGAVRVIHSLLH; encoded by the coding sequence ATGTCATTACGAAAAGGGAAAAAAAGAAGATTCAAATTAATCTATTTAGCACTAAGTCTTTTCTTGTTTTTCCCTTCCTTATCCTGGGCCTATGGTGGTGAAACACCGGTTAGCCAAGGCCTTAGTTATATTATTGATGCTATTTTTGGCACAACCGGCATAGCGCTTGCGACTGTTTCTGTTTTTGGTGTGGGAATAGCCTGTGCGTACCATTATTTTGAATGGAAAATATTTTGGCAAACGTTACTCGGCATCTCCGTTATGTTTGGTGCCGACGGCGCAGTCAGAGTGATACATAGCCTTTTGCATTAA
- a CDS encoding type IV secretory system conjugative DNA transfer family protein: MLIGLCCLWQSIVGLLGALLFLILIRGLRYSVWSIFLVGMVLALASILLIEWQSHFTLSFLDFIHAGFATQYFWKVLFSYGFGTAYLFVYQQVFYYVLGFPLVFAGISGMTEWIPNATHEFELKAIRRGKASLSNQSEFKWKKYITHPRKQPQEGTLLGFSVKQEAVVIPDDAINQMLLVLGTTGGGKTVTLRRFYQRAVQQAYPLIIIDGKPTEENVAWLQKKAQDHGRTFYGFNCADKHHYDPLAHGGYTELKDKLISLKDQWENDYYRSIAEDYLQTTFEVLLHLNKPFDLKTVVNCLDFRELALKARSIDDEKLKTRVLRLQQYDAKDITGLQAHLNLLIHSELGAFFERTEHTFNLEEIIQTNSVVYFALPALRFPSFAKVLGKLIINDIKAVIDRLETKQRIFTVFDEFSVFAGEQVLNLVNMGRGKGIHAIFGTQGLADLKRVDDNFGNQLLNCVNTLICHRLNDHESAESVASWIGTQDGFVVTAQISEDKSTGMGTAKRNKSFIIHPDSIKQELQSGEAFYISKVNQFQHKKVKIIFTK, from the coding sequence GTGCTGATTGGACTTTGTTGTTTATGGCAAAGTATCGTCGGTTTGCTGGGTGCTTTGCTTTTTCTTATCTTAATTCGTGGACTTCGTTATTCCGTTTGGTCGATATTTTTAGTGGGTATGGTGTTGGCACTTGCCAGTATTTTATTGATCGAATGGCAATCACACTTCACCTTATCTTTTTTGGATTTTATTCACGCCGGCTTTGCAACACAGTATTTTTGGAAAGTGTTGTTTTCATATGGCTTTGGTACCGCCTATTTATTTGTTTATCAGCAGGTATTTTACTATGTGCTTGGCTTTCCATTAGTATTTGCTGGTATTTCAGGCATGACCGAATGGATTCCGAATGCAACGCATGAATTTGAACTCAAAGCGATACGACGAGGCAAAGCTTCATTGTCGAATCAGTCAGAATTTAAGTGGAAAAAATACATTACCCATCCGCGTAAACAACCACAAGAAGGAACTCTATTGGGCTTCTCTGTTAAACAAGAAGCGGTGGTTATTCCTGATGACGCTATCAATCAGATGCTCTTGGTATTGGGTACGACGGGCGGTGGTAAGACAGTGACTTTACGGCGCTTTTATCAACGGGCTGTGCAGCAAGCGTATCCCCTGATTATTATTGATGGTAAACCCACCGAAGAAAACGTCGCTTGGTTACAGAAAAAAGCACAGGATCACGGCCGCACCTTCTATGGTTTTAACTGCGCGGATAAACACCATTATGATCCCCTCGCCCACGGTGGTTATACGGAACTTAAAGACAAGCTGATTAGTTTAAAAGATCAATGGGAAAACGATTATTATCGCTCGATTGCTGAAGATTATTTGCAAACTACGTTTGAAGTGCTATTGCATTTGAATAAACCCTTTGATTTAAAGACCGTCGTTAATTGTTTAGATTTTCGAGAATTGGCACTTAAAGCACGTTCCATTGATGATGAAAAACTGAAAACCCGTGTACTCCGTTTACAACAGTATGACGCGAAAGATATTACGGGATTACAGGCACATTTGAATTTATTAATCCATTCTGAACTCGGTGCTTTTTTTGAAAGAACAGAGCATACTTTTAATTTAGAGGAAATCATTCAAACTAACAGCGTAGTGTATTTTGCCCTACCCGCCTTACGTTTTCCCAGCTTTGCAAAAGTTTTAGGCAAGTTAATTATTAATGATATTAAAGCGGTGATTGATCGTTTAGAAACCAAGCAACGTATTTTTACGGTATTTGACGAGTTCTCTGTTTTTGCCGGCGAGCAAGTATTAAATCTCGTGAATATGGGGCGCGGTAAAGGCATTCATGCGATTTTTGGTACGCAAGGCTTAGCGGATTTAAAGCGTGTTGATGATAATTTTGGTAATCAATTATTAAATTGCGTGAATACACTCATTTGTCATCGCTTGAATGATCACGAAAGCGCCGAAAGCGTAGCCAGTTGGATCGGAACACAAGATGGATTTGTGGTTACCGCACAGATTAGCGAAGATAAATCAACGGGAATGGGTACAGCAAAACGTAATAAATCCTTCATTATTCATCCTGATTCTATTAAACAAGAATTACAATCAGGCGAAGCGTTTTACATTAGCAAAGTGAATCAATTTCAGCATAAAAAAGTAAAGATTATTTTTACAAAATAA